The genomic interval TGCAAAGCTAGTCTGGTTTGCTCGCTACTGAGAGCTCATGTACCAAGTGAGACTGATAATAACCTGGATGAAGAGCTAGATTACTTGTAAGGAAAAACTTGGATTGCAACTGGTTTGTGCAACTCTGGAAGATTTGGCATGAGAGAAATCTAATATTGTTTAAAACACTTAATGTCGAATCTTATGGAGGTGGCTAGGAGTGCTTGTGATTTTGTCTCAAATTTTAACCAAACAGGGGAATGACATTCTGCAGGAAAGCATACTATAAATCAGAACTGCAACTGCTAATTTTACTGCACAGGTTGACGAGGGGGCTGTCTGGATGGCCCTACAACGTGGGGATGTGTTTTTAAACAGCCAATGTGTGTTGTTTCTTTGGCAGCTTGCAGAAAAGAATGCATCGCGTCAGATTCGTATACGGCAGAAGCTCTTGGTGTGTGCTGGTGCCTTCAATTGGCAACGGAGCAAAATATCCAAAGCATAGAAGTGTAATTGGATGCGCAGGTTGTGTTGGACAGCTTGCAAGGAAGAAGATGCATTATCTCTAGAGAGACTCTAATTAATGATTGTAATGATCTGATGTGTAATTTTAGACATGCTTCTGTCAGTTTcaggtcttttattttatttagttgtaAAAGATCTGccttattattaattttttctaaaaattaatgatGTATCCTAATTTAAGTTGTAAATGTTTATAGGTAAAATATCTatgtgagaaagaaaaaaaaattaactagtAAATTgtaaacatttataaaaatataggaACCTACGTGAAAAAAAATGATCAATGATGAAAATCAATCACATAAACGACTTTCAATATAGTTTTGTCTAAATTTTTAgtcataacaatttttttaactataaaaataaaaattacattatatattactttattttgaatgcaataaaatattacaaatattcccaaaaaatattataaatattttttttgaaaggataaatacttttataaatattatattatataaaatataaatatgatttaatgtttttaaccgatttaaaaaaaatccccGACTTTAACCTTATAAATAAGTTCGACCAGTACCAAGTTTGTGGTTGCTTTATCAGTGGGACAAAAAGAGGCGTAAGACTGAAATCGAAAAAATAGAATCTTCTATGTTGAATTCAATTATTCTGTCGAAACCAGAACAAGAAAAACAGAGGTGTGTGCTGTCGACCCTAATCGCTTTAATTCGATATCTCTTTTTCTCCCCTTCAATCTTCAATCTTCTGCATTAATCGATTCGACCGGTATCATCTTCGTGTTTGGTGTTGATGTTTTGAGccaatttttcttcttcttattcgTTGCGACATTGACGGTAATGGTAACgatgtttttgaaattcaaaccCTAGAAATCTTGATTTGAATTGgtgccaaaaaaaaaagttgatcgCATAGTCACAAGAAAGAGAGAGATGatgatacaaaataaaatataaagctTTCCGTTCCCGTTCCCGTTCTTGAAATTCAACCAAGAACGCCCGATCTCTATGAATCTAGAATTCTGATTTGAATTGGTGCCATAAAAAGATGGCAACGAAGTTACAGACTTTGTTGTTTGGATTCAAGTTTCTATTGTCCATGATCTGCTTCATTTGAAAGAGAGATATGAATCTCTCTCTATTTCATTTTCAACCCATTATCCTTTGGTTTCTGATCTATTGATTCCGTTCTTCTTTTGAGCAAACATTCTCTGTCTCCAAAACTGTGTTTGACACAAATGTTTTGGGGGTAGGTTTTTGTTTGCAACAGCATTTTAATTGATTATCCAAGAATGTATAATCTTGATGATTCTTGGTTATTGTTGATTGAGAaggttaataaaaattgaaaagtcGCTATGCTTGGATGATCTCAAATTTAAGTATGAGATAAATTCTTGACTTATATGTGGccttcaatatgaattttttattcatatgaaatgaaTCTGATATAATATGTTTCGATGACCAGGTTGTTTAATTACAAGATGaattcttgacccaaaatgtggtttgtagtatgaattttttattcatatgaaattgccataatattttttggatgACCCGATTTTTGACAGTAAAAATGGccttcaatatgaattttttattcatataaaagAGATTGAGAATTTGAGATAGTATGACTGGGTCCCATTGAACAGAAGAAGAAGTATGTAGATATAGATTGTATCATTGTTAGCCGCAAGATCTTCGTTTGGACTGTTGGAATAATTGTTTTTGCTGCTTTTGTTGATGGTTTTGTTACTCTTATTGTTAAAACTGTTCCTCGTCATCATCATAAACATCCTCCTCCTGATAATTATACACTTGCGCTTCATAAGGCTCTTATGTTCTTCAATGCCCAAAAATGTAAGGTTTTTTCTGAATGTcctcttcattttgttttgttggGACTTACTAATTGggtgaatttttattttttatgaaaatgggTTTTTTATATATGGTATTTtacttgatttgttatgtgatTCATTTTTATGTTATGATTCATATAGGGACCAATAgtgtaaagtttgattttttatgaaaatggtttttttatttatatttttgtatgttattatAGTTGATTTGATTTCTGATTCATTTCTCTATGTGTCATAGAGGGACTAATAgtgtaaagtttgattttttatcttGTGATCTGGGAGATATCAGCCCCTTAAAtgaaaaagtttgattttttatgcaaatggtttatttatttatttgcttttTATGTTATGTTATCTCAATTTGATTAgtgaattttgtaaaaaaaaagaagtttgaTATGTGAGTGACTTTCAACTTTCTGATTATGCAAACCTGAATGACGCATCAGGAGTTAAATCGGTGAGTGGAAAGAAGAAGTTCATGAAAAAGCTAAAGTGAATAAAAGGAAAAGTTGGAGATAAGAAAATGGATTTTGTAGGATGGGGTTCAAGAAGTCTCATTGATTTTCTTGAAGATATTAGTAGAGACACATTCCTGCTACTAGTTTAGTTTAGTCTTTGTGTTTCCTTCTACTCcaacttatatattaataacttgCAATCCATCATTTTAAAGGGATCCCTGTTCAAAGGACCTTTTGAAAGTATTTAACATCGATGGTCAGCCAGAAAATCGAGTTGACATGTCGTCGGTGCAGCAGGATCAAGCAGTAGAAGACGAAATGAAGGTAAAGTTTGTTACCAACACAAAAAAAGACAAGTCCCAAAGTTCGAGTTTTCTGCAGAGGTCACGTAATGCAATAAAGGGAGCTGCGGATGCTGTCCGTCGAGTTGCAACCAGGGGAGCTGGGGCATTTGTTGAAGATGCTAAAAGAACAGAAGCCCTTGTGCAAACAAGTGATGGGATGATTTGGAGTGGATGTACAAATGGCTTACTTGTGCAGTGGGATGGCAGTGGAACCCGATTGCAGGATTTTAATCGCCACCCTTGTGCCGTTCAATGCTTCTGCACTTTTGGAACACGAGTGTATGTAGGCTATGTGAGTGGTATTATCCAAGTACTGGACTTAGAAGGCAATATAATTGCAGGATGGGTTGCTCATAATAGTCCTGTGCTTAAATTGGCTGTTGGTAACGGTTCTGTGTATAGNNNNNNNNNNNNNNNNNNNNNNNNNNNNNNNNNNNNNNNNNNNNNNNNNNNNNNNNNNNNNNNNNNNNNNNNNNNNNNNNNNNNNNNNNNNNNNNNNNNNNNNNNNNNNNNNNNNNNNNNNNNNNNNNNNNNNNNNNNNNNNNNNNNNNNNNNNNNNNNNNNNNNNNNNNNNNNNNNNNNNNNNNNNNNNNNNNNNNNNNNNNNNNNNNNNNNNNNNNNNNNNNNNNNNNNNNNNNNNNNNNNNNNNNNNNNNNNNNNNNNNNNNNNNNNNNNNNNNNNNNNNNNNNNNNNNNNNNNNNNNNNNNNNNNNNNNNNNNNNNNNNNNNNNNNNNNNNNNNNNNNNNNNNNNNNNNNNNNNNNNNNNNNNNNNNNNNNNNNNNNNNNNNNNNNNNNNNAATATTGCATCCCCAGGCCCTGTTGACAACATAATAAGATCAGAGCTGGCCTCAAAGGAACTTACTTATACAAGACGACACAATATCAGAATTTTGATTGGCACATGGAATGTTGGTCAAGGTAGAGCTTCCCAAGATTCAATTTTGTCGTGGTTGGGGTCCGTTGTATCAGATGTTTGGCATTGTTGTGGTTGGTTTGCAAGAGGTGGAGATGGGTGCTGGTTTTCTTGCAATGTCTGCGACAAAAGAAACTGTAAGACTTTATTCACATGCTTAATTATGCATTTGaacattaaattaagttttgttTGAAGCGTTATTTACTTTATATGTAAAACTACCTTATAAATTGTTGGATGAATTTGTGTTGGAAACATAGTTTAGACTTgtacttaaaagaaaaaatgtataGACGCATAGACTTTGTTCCATTTTGAAGGAACCACCATTAGATCAGAATATACGGACATGATATGATTATGGGTTGGGCCTTACCAAAAGAACATCTGGCCCCACCCATAATTTGCAGAGGGGAGTTTAAGCAGAGAGTGAAACTAGGGTTTTAGCCTAGAGTGAAGTCTATGAAGTATTTTAGTGCAAACAAACATTGGAACCACATAGTTTTCATCTAAGTAGAAGTCAAACAGTGTATTTCGAGTGCAAGTTTAGCAAGAGGCACATGTCAAACAGAGTATGTGGAGTACAAGTTTAGCAAGAGGCACACGAGTCTAAGGCAAGTTGATCTTTGATGCATATATATAGTTTTTGGAAAATAGGAAAAATCCTATGTATCTTCAGCTTGTCTTCTCaacaatagaaatagaaattaaattaaaaaagaatacattattttatttttaaatttaaatttatttgataaagcaGATCATGCGAAGAATGATTTTGTTCAGTTGGTGGACAAAATAGTCTGTTGGCAggttttgaaaagtttaaggACCTCTCAGGCTCTCacccattttaaaatatttatactggCTATTTTAAGATGATGTAAAGTTTACAAAGCTGCATATGTTCCCTTGTGCTTATACGTTACCATATTAAGTTTGCATATTTAGACGGTGGAAAAACAGTTTTgtcaaagttgaaaaaaaaaaaggaatttgGTCTAGGAATTTTGTTTAACACTCTCATTAAAGATAGTACTGTATACTGCTACCGTAAAATAATGATGCTTCTTAGTGGTTGCAGCTGTAgccattttattttctaaaaacgAGGAAGTCAAAATCACGTGTATTTGATTATCAGAAAAGAAACTAATGTAAATACAAAGAACAATTTTGTGTAATGTGTATAGTCTATCCATGCATTTAATGTCTATATAACGATTGTAGGTAGGTCTATCCATGCATTTACTGTCTGATTTGAATTGGTGCCGTAAAAAGATGGCAACGAAGTCACATACTTTGTTATTTGGATTCAAGTTTCTGCTGTCCATGATTTGCTTCgtttgaaagagaaaaataaatatctcTCTATTTCATTTTCAACCCATTATCCTTTGGTTTCTGATCTATTGATTCTCTTCTTAGCAAACATTCTCTGTCTTCAAAACTGTGTTTGACACAAATGTTTTGGGGTAGGTTTTTGTTTGCAACATTAACGCATTATAATTGATTATCCAAGAATGTATAATCTTGATGATTCTTGATTGAGAaggttaataaaaattgaaaagtcGCTATGCTCGGATGATCTCAAATTTAACTATGAGATAAATTCTTGACTTATATGAAGccttcaatatgaattttttattgatatgaaATGAATCTGATATAGTGTGTTTCGATGACCAGGTATTTAATATTCTTGACCTAAAATGTggtttgcaatatgaattttttattcatatgaaattgccataatattttttggatgATCCGATTTTTGACCGTAAATGTGAccttcaatatgaattttttatttatatgaaaagaGATTGAGAATTTGAGATAGTTTGATTGGATTATTTGGAATTTAATCACGAGATAATccttgacccaaaatgtggcttgcaatatgatttttttattcatatgaaatgaaattgagataTTATGATTGGAAGACCTGAAACTTAATTACGAGATTAACTCTTGACCtaaaatgtggcttgcaatatgaactTTTTACCcgtatgaaaaaaaattgatggaaCTTTTCACCTAACGGCTTTTTGGTATATTGTATTATGAAGCCAGGGACTTTGTTTCTCAAAGATGTTTTGATTGGCTTAGAGAAAAAGAGCAGCTCAGGGCAGAGATGAAAGCTGGAACAGTTTTCCAGGGAATGCGGGAGGCAATAATCAAATTTCCTCCAGCTTATAATTTTGAGAGGACACCAACTAGATTAGGACGTAAATAGATGGCATGTCAAGCAATACTGGTGCGTTACatgttgatttcaattttgtttgtcACTTTCTAATGGATTAAAAATTAGCAATTCAATGAAAATGCAGTTTCAATTTTGTCTTTTGTCAATATGGATTTAACAGTTTGTTTTTTCGTCACAACGGCTAGTTTTGTGGGTAAGAAAATTAACGGTGGTGTAACTTGTATACATTCTTTCAGGATATGATTATGGGGAGAAAAAGCGAATTCCTGACTGGTGTGATAGAATAATATATCGTGATACTCGGGCAGCTGCCGTGTCTGACTGCAATTTAGACTGTCCTGCTGTGTCTTCAATTTTACAGTATGTTTCATGGTCAaaattgttttctatttttattttcctattGGCTACAATTTGTTATCATTGAAACCATTTAACAGGTATGATGCTTGTATGGATGTGACTGGTAGTGATCGCAAACCTGTTCTATGTGAGAATT from Cicer arietinum cultivar CDC Frontier isolate Library 1 chromosome 5, Cicar.CDCFrontier_v2.0, whole genome shotgun sequence carries:
- the LOC140918602 gene encoding type I inositol polyphosphate 5-phosphatase 12-like; this translates as MSSVQQDQAVEDEMKVKFVTNTKKDKSQSSSFLQRSRNAIKGAADAVRRVATRGAGAFVEDAKRTEALVQTSDGMIWSGCTNGLLVQWDGSGTRLQDFNRHPCAVQCFCTFGTRVYVGYVSGIIQVLDLEGNIIAGWVAHNSPVLKLAVGNGSV